The following coding sequences are from one Oryzisolibacter sp. LB2S window:
- a CDS encoding acyl-CoA thioesterase has translation MTTPPGTVETRALVLPLHANHRGSLFAGQGLQQLANAAFLAARSLAQREVVMAGVTGVQFLAPVPVGSQLTLRGWVSRVGRSSMTVCVTGLADQPGIAPEQVLQAVFEMVAVDAAGRPVAIDTTLRNQETPT, from the coding sequence ATGACAACACCCCCAGGAACCGTAGAGACACGCGCGCTGGTGCTGCCCCTGCATGCCAACCACCGTGGCAGCCTGTTTGCCGGCCAGGGCCTGCAGCAGCTGGCCAACGCGGCCTTTCTGGCCGCGCGCAGCCTGGCGCAGCGCGAGGTCGTCATGGCCGGCGTGACGGGCGTGCAGTTCCTCGCCCCCGTGCCCGTGGGCAGCCAGCTCACGCTGCGCGGCTGGGTCAGCCGCGTCGGGCGCAGCTCCATGACCGTGTGCGTGACCGGCCTGGCCGATCAGCCCGGCATTGCGCCCGAGCAGGTATTGCAAGCGGTGTTCGAGATGGTGGCGGTGGACGCCGCCGGCCGTCCCGTCGCCATCGACACAACCCTTCGCAACCAGGAGACCCCCACATGA
- a CDS encoding short-chain fatty acyl-CoA regulator family protein codes for MKKTFMGVKLRKLRAERGLSQVALAQALGLSPSYLNQIEQNQRPLTVQVLLKLHSALGVDVQQFSEDEEARLVASLRDALADAAEPVAMAELQEVATQMPALGRAVIALQRRALQAQERLESLALGLGDDRSSLVDGAAARAMPFEVVRDFFFDHQNHFDAVDRAAERLAGEAPGRHGGDLADWLAERLRERHGVRLQPADEGAGAKRRYDPLQRTLQLSAQLEPAQRAFQLATQLALLELADTLDRLVDAPPFADDEAARRLARIGLANYFAGALLLPYGAFLQAAEALRYDIGLLQQRFGVGFETVCHRLSTLQRPGAPGVPFFFIRVDRAGNISKRQSATHFHFSRTGGTCPLWNVYEAFEQPTRLLRQIAAMPDGRRYLWIARTVSGGGRGFGAPRKTFSIGLGCDIRHAPRLVYAQGLDLNAPEAATPIGMGCKVCERAHCPQRAFPYLGAALAVDEHQSRETPYGFARG; via the coding sequence ATGAAAAAGACCTTCATGGGCGTGAAGCTGCGCAAGCTGCGCGCCGAACGCGGCCTGTCGCAGGTGGCGCTGGCCCAGGCGCTGGGCCTGTCGCCGAGCTATCTGAACCAGATCGAGCAGAACCAGCGCCCGCTCACGGTGCAGGTGCTGCTCAAGCTGCACAGCGCGCTGGGCGTGGACGTGCAGCAGTTTTCCGAGGACGAGGAGGCGCGCCTGGTCGCCAGCCTGCGCGACGCGCTGGCCGATGCCGCCGAGCCCGTGGCCATGGCCGAGCTGCAGGAGGTGGCGACGCAGATGCCCGCGCTGGGCCGCGCCGTGATTGCGCTGCAGCGGCGCGCGCTGCAGGCCCAGGAGCGGCTGGAGAGCCTGGCGCTGGGCCTGGGCGACGACCGCTCGAGCCTGGTGGACGGCGCGGCCGCGCGCGCCATGCCCTTCGAGGTGGTGCGCGACTTCTTCTTCGACCACCAGAACCACTTCGATGCCGTGGACCGCGCCGCCGAGCGTCTGGCCGGCGAGGCCCCGGGCCGCCACGGCGGCGATCTGGCCGACTGGCTGGCCGAGCGCCTGCGCGAGCGCCATGGCGTGCGCCTGCAGCCCGCCGACGAGGGCGCGGGCGCCAAGCGCCGCTACGACCCGCTGCAGCGCACGCTGCAGCTGTCGGCCCAGCTCGAGCCCGCCCAGCGCGCGTTCCAGCTGGCCACGCAGCTGGCCCTGCTGGAGCTGGCCGACACCCTGGACCGGCTGGTCGATGCGCCGCCGTTTGCGGACGACGAGGCCGCGCGCCGGCTCGCGCGCATAGGCCTTGCCAACTACTTTGCGGGCGCGCTGCTGCTGCCCTACGGCGCGTTTTTGCAGGCGGCCGAGGCGCTGCGCTACGACATAGGCCTGCTGCAGCAGCGCTTTGGCGTGGGCTTCGAGACCGTGTGCCACCGCCTGTCCACGCTGCAGCGCCCGGGCGCGCCGGGCGTGCCGTTTTTCTTCATCCGCGTGGACCGGGCGGGCAACATCTCCAAGCGCCAGTCGGCCACGCATTTCCACTTCAGCCGCACGGGCGGCACCTGCCCGCTGTGGAATGTGTACGAGGCCTTCGAGCAGCCCACGCGCCTGCTGCGCCAGATCGCGGCCATGCCCGATGGGCGCCGCTATCTGTGGATTGCGCGCACGGTCTCGGGCGGCGGGCGCGGCTTTGGCGCGCCGCGCAAGACCTTCTCCATCGGCCTGGGCTGCGACATACGCCACGCCCCGCGCCTGGTCTACGCCCAGGGCCTGGATCTGAACGCCCCCGAGGCTGCCACACCCATAGGCATGGGCTGCAAGGTCTGCGAGCGCGCGCATTGCCCGCAGCGCGCCTTTCCCTACCTGGGCGCGGCGCTTGCGGTCGACGAGCACCAGAGCCGCGAGACGCCCTATGGGTTTGCGCGCGGCTGA